ACGCGCCGAGAACAGATCAAGAAGAAGACAATGGCCCGTCGTAAGCGACAGAATCTACGCGCCGCGTAGGCGGGCAAACGTGCCGGAAGTGTCTCTTATAAATCGACCCCAAAGATCCCGACTCAGCTGACGACGTACACTCCGACCGACAGGAGGTCCGTCCCGTCATCGAGCCGGAAATCAAGGGCGACGTGGAGATCGATCTCCCCTCCGGGTGCTTCGTCGGCGGCCGCGGGTACGGCACCGAGGAGCATGGTCCACGAGACCGCGACGAGCAGCGAGATTCCGAGATCGAGCCTTCGTGCGTGCATTGTCGTCGCGTACCAAAGGCGATCGACGTTTGGGGGCGGAAACCTTCGCTGAGGTCCACCTAGTTGTCGAGTGCTCCGTTCGAAATCCAGTCGCGGACCTTTGCAACCACCTCCGGCGGCAAGAGGTTCGGCGAATTCCGCGGCATGTGCGCGACGACGCGCCCGGTGTCATCCGTAGGCTCGCAGCGCGACAGGAGCCGGTACAGCCAACTGCCGTCGGCATCACCCGGAGCGATGAGAGGCAGCGACGTCTCTGCCGTCGTGACCTCGTGGCCGAGCAGATTGGCGTAGACGTTGGGCGATGAGAGATCCAAGCCGCCGGCCGGTGCCTGGTTGTCGTGGCATGCCGAGAACGAACAGCTCCCGATGAAGACGATTTCGGAGATGCTGGAGAGCGTGGCGGGTGGTTCGGAGAGGCCCAGCGGCGTATCGGCGCAGGGCGGGATGACGGGAAGGTCGATGTCCCCCGGTAGGGAGGTGGGAATGTAGAGGGGAGCCTCGATCTCGTCGTCGCCGGGCAGCGTCTGAGCGGGATTTCGCGGCGCGCCGAGGCCCGTGCACGGGCCGCTGTTCATCACGATACCGTCCACAACGCCGTCGACCTCGTTGCCGGTGTTCACGGCGCCGTCGAGCAGCATGGAGCTCTCGGCGAGGCCGAGCATTACGCACATCTCTTGATCACCGACGCCGAATCGGACGGACTCGTCCCGGGGGTTCCGGTAGCCGCACGTCATGCGCAGGCCGCGTGCGCCTGCGGCGGCGAAGTCGATCGGCGGTGCGAGCGCCTTGCCGTTCGGTTCCGCGTTGAAGGTGTCCAGGCTGTGGATCACCTGACCGTCATTTGGTCCGCCGAGAAGCTCCACGCTGAAGTAGTTCCCGAGGTAGTGATAATGCGGCAGCACCCAGTGGAGCTTCAGGTCGATGGGCTGCTGGATGATGGCGTCGAAGATGTCCTGGAAGTCACACTCCGCGGTGAAGCGCGCTTCGCTTTGCGGGGGGATGTCGAGCGCACCGTAGTTGAGCCGGAAGGCGGTGAGGATGACCTCGACGTCGCGGGGATGAATCAGGTCCAATCCCACGCGCAGGAACGTCTCGTGCTCGCGGATGGAGGGGTTCAGCAGGTGGACCGTCGCGATGATCTTATGGCGCGGCGGAATTTTCACGACCACGCCGGGAGCGAACGGCTGCTCCTCGAGGAGGGACTGCGTGGACTGGGCGAAGAGCACCGTCCCGACGACGGACGCGATCGTCTCGTTGAACTCACGCTCGCCGCAGTCGAAGCGCCCGTCCGGACCGGCATAGCTCTCTTCGGGAACGACGAACCAATTCGAGTGATGATACGACCCGCCGTTTCCGAGCGTGACCTTGTTCACGTACAGCGGTTTCTCGTTGTTGAGCGTCCACTGGACGCAGCCGTTGGGGAGCTCTTCTCCGGGGCCGAGAGTGACGTCCCCGAAGTCGTGCGTAAGCGCGGCTTGCGAGGCTTCGGGCTCGGGAGTCGGTGCGGGAGGCGGTTCGGGCAGGGCAGGGATCGCCGACGCTTCGGGCGCGGGTGTCGTTCCGGTCGTGCCGTCGCTTCCGCAGCCCTGGGCGAGCACTCCGACCCCGAGGAAAACAACCAAGAGGCCTCGAAGGCTCCGAGCCGTAGTCGATACTGTTGTCATTTCTGAATCCCTCCCGGCGCCCCACCGCGAGAAGCCAAAGTGCATGGTGCTACGTAAGCAAGTCCGAATTCAAGTGGGCGTTGCGGATAGCCGACATGAAGCCCCCTTTTCGCTCCAAGCCGACCTAACGGCGTCTTAACGGACTTATGGGTGCGCCTCTATCCGCCTCATGGAGCCGTGCCCGGACCCCCGCGTCCTGGCCGGCGATCGCACCACGAAGCACTTCCGAAAAGAGCACGCCCACGTCCGTCGTCGATCGCGAGCAGGATTTGCAGTGCCTCCATCAGCGCGTTGTTCCGGGAAAAAGCGTCCGAAGCAACTGCAATCGTGCGGACTTTCGAGAGTGCTTGCAACGAGATCGGATATCTCCTAAAACCGAATGAGATTCTTGTTTTGATCCGGAGTCCCGAAAAGGCATGGAAAAACAGAAAAAAGTGAGGCGACTTTCCTCGGTTGCGGCAACCAAGCAGGTGCGGAGCGAGCGCACCTTGATGCGTTTGCTCGATGCAGCCGAGGAGTTGCTCGGGGAGAAAGGTCTCGGCGCATTGTCGATCCCCGAGATCGTCCGGCGTGCAGGCTCGTCGGTGGGCGGTTTTTACGGGCGTTTCCGTGACAAGAACGAACTTCTGCGGGCGCTCGAAGAGCGTCATTTTCGCGAACTCGAGGCGCGGGTCGATCAGTTGTTGGACTCGCGGCGCTGGTCGGGGGCATGCGCGGCTACAATCGTGACGGCGGCGACCAGCGAGTTGGTGACGGTGGTGCGCGAACGCAAGGCGGTATTGGCAGCCTTTCTTTGGCGGGCTGCTCAGGACTCGGAAATCCTCGAGGAGGGCCTCGCATTCCGTCAGCTGGCAACCGTGCGGGTGCGGGAGCTGCTGCTCTCCGAATGTCGGGCTGAGTTCACGCACCCGGATCCGGAACTGGCGATCGATCTCGCCGTTCAGGCCGCGTTCGCCTTCATGCAGCACCATATCGTGGTGGGAGAGACCCGAAGCGGAGATCGAGTTCTCTCGGACGAAGAATTGGCTCAGGAATTGGCGCGCATGGTTTGCGCCTATGTTGGTTTCAGCAACCTGCCTGACGAGACGGCATCCCATGGCTCGGCGCAGGAACGTTTAGGAGTGGTGAAATGAATTTCAAGCAAAAGAATCCATTACCCTTGCCCGAAAGAGGCGAATTCGCATCGATCAAATCAACCATGGAGACGGTTTTTGATTGGCAATACGCGATGCGCAAGCAGAATCTTCTCAATCTCTACGAGAAGGGAAAGAATCTGAACTGGAATGCCTCGGACCTGGACTGGAGTATCGACGTCGATATGGATCGCATGATGCGCGAGCGCATCGACGGCGGATTCACCGAGATGACCAACCAGCTGATGCAGCCACCGAAGCCGTTCACGGACGAGACCGCCATGCTCTTCATGCAGCATCAGCAGGCGTTCATGCTCTCGCAATTTCTGCACGGAGAGCAGGGGGCCTTGCTGGCGACGGCCAAGATTGTCCAGACGGTCCCAAGTGCCGAGGCCAAATTCTATGCGGCCAACCAGGTTGCCGATGAGGCGCGTCACGTGGAGGTCTATCATCGCTACCTGACCGAGAAGTTCGGCCTTTCTTATGAGATTCTGCCGAGTCTGGAAACGCTCCTGGATGATATTATCCTCGATCCGCGATGGGACCTTACCTTTCTGGGCATGCAGATCATGGTGGAAGGTGTTGCCCTGGCCGCGTTCTCGCTCGTTCGGATGCAACTGCCGGACGAGCCGCTGATTCAGGATCTGATCACGCGCGTCATGCAGGATGAGTCCCGCCATGTGGCTTTCGGGGTGATTTCCCTCGAGGAGATCTACTCCGGCGGTCTCACCTCTACGGAAATGCGCGAGCGCGAGGACTTCGTGATTGAATCAGCCCACCTCTTGCGAGAGAGATTCCTGCTCACCCCGATGTTCGATCGTCTGGGCTGGGACAGCAAGGTCTGGACGGAGTGGGCGATCAATACGCCGTTCCAAAAGGGCTTCCGGCAGATGACCTTTGCCAAAATTGTGCCGAATCTGAAGCGACTGGGGTTGCTCACACCGCGAGTTCGCGACGCTTTCGAAAAAATGGACCTGCTTCGATTCGAGGATCTGAAGGATTCCGTGGAAGAGCCCGAAGCGCCACCGCCGACCGAGTTGGTGGAAATGTTGGGCACCTACCTCCAGCAGTTGGATCCGGCGGCGGCCGCGGAGACGAATGCTGCCAGTTGATGCCGCCGGCAGAACGAGAAAAAAAAGGGTCGACCCGCTTCGGGTCGACCCTTTTTTCTACTTGGTGTAGAGCGCCTCGATCTCGGCGCTGTATTTTTCGTGGATTCCACGCCGTTTCAATTTGGAAGTGGGTGTCAGCAGATCCGAGTCCGGCAGCCACTCTTCGCCGAGGATGGAAATCCGCTTGACGCGCTCGGCGTTGTTGAAGGAAGCCATGGATTGCTCTACCGCCGCCCCGAGTTCGCGAATCACATCGGGGTTGCTGGCCAGTTCCTCAAGCTTCGCTCCGGCCATACCGTTGGCCGCAGCCCAGGCGCCGGCGGCATCGGGGTCGAGTACCACCAATGCCGAGACGAAGGGACGGCCGTCGCCGATCGCACAAGCTTGTCCGATG
Above is a genomic segment from Candidatus Binatia bacterium containing:
- a CDS encoding helix-turn-helix domain containing protein, with the protein product MEKQKKVRRLSSVAATKQVRSERTLMRLLDAAEELLGEKGLGALSIPEIVRRAGSSVGGFYGRFRDKNELLRALEERHFRELEARVDQLLDSRRWSGACAATIVTAATSELVTVVRERKAVLAAFLWRAAQDSEILEEGLAFRQLATVRVRELLLSECRAEFTHPDPELAIDLAVQAAFAFMQHHIVVGETRSGDRVLSDEELAQELARMVCAYVGFSNLPDETASHGSAQERLGVVK
- a CDS encoding ferritin-like domain-containing protein produces the protein MNFKQKNPLPLPERGEFASIKSTMETVFDWQYAMRKQNLLNLYEKGKNLNWNASDLDWSIDVDMDRMMRERIDGGFTEMTNQLMQPPKPFTDETAMLFMQHQQAFMLSQFLHGEQGALLATAKIVQTVPSAEAKFYAANQVADEARHVEVYHRYLTEKFGLSYEILPSLETLLDDIILDPRWDLTFLGMQIMVEGVALAAFSLVRMQLPDEPLIQDLITRVMQDESRHVAFGVISLEEIYSGGLTSTEMREREDFVIESAHLLRERFLLTPMFDRLGWDSKVWTEWAINTPFQKGFRQMTFAKIVPNLKRLGLLTPRVRDAFEKMDLLRFEDLKDSVEEPEAPPPTELVEMLGTYLQQLDPAAAAETNAAS